The Planctellipticum variicoloris DNA window ATCTGGCCAGCCGGCTGGAGAGCATGACCAAACAACTGCGGGTGCCGATTCTGCTGGATGAAGCGACGACGGCGATTCTGCGGGAACGGATGTCGGCGGACGAAGGGCGATTGCGCCGGCTGGCGCGGGTGCAGCCGTACGGACTGGAAACGGCTGTGGAGGTCAGCGAGCTGGTTCCGCCGCTGGCGGAGTTCCCCGAACTGACGGACGCGCACATCACCGACTACGAGCGCGGCGTCGACCACTTCATCGCGGGTCGCTGGGACGAAGCATATCGACACCTGCACGGAATGCCCGCGAGTGATCGTGCGCAGGATTTCCTGCTGCAGCATCTGGTGGCCGGCGGTCGGACGGCGCCGCCAAACTGGGACGGCGTAATCCGGCTGCCGAGCAAATAGGCAGACCGTTGTCGTCGCGTTCAAGTCCTCCTGATCGTCCGGACGGCGGGGCAGGAAGCCGAGAGCGCCTGACGTTTGATTCAGGACAAATCTGCGGTGCGGCGCAACGGCATTTCAGAAAGCTGAGTTAGATTGTCTTCGAGCGACAGACTGCTGAGGTCTGCCGATCCGGAGCAACCGTTGCCATCGGCACTGAACTAACGATGAAACCAATCGGAATATTTCGATCTGCCGGGATGCCGATCAACCGGCGCGAGTCGCCGGTCGATGATCAAGACGCTGCATCTTTTGCGCAATTGCCCGCAGAGACGAGCGGCATCCGTATTGAAGGAGGAGGAGGTTTTCCCCATCGAGAGGAGCCGTCCGACGCCCGGTCGATCTTGAGGACGCTGAATCAGATTTTCGATGGCGCCATCGAAAATGACGACCGCGTTTTCGACTTTGGCGCGCCACGGCAGTCCGACTTACCTCGATCGTGATCGACTGTTTTCCCGCTATCAGCGGCCTCATCGATTTCGGCGGAATTTCACCGGAATCGACTCACTCCTTCCGCAGGTCTCGCATCGCAGCCGTTAACGTGACGGCGGCTCTTTCGGTCAGAGCCTCAAACCTCCTGAAACATGCCAGCATCCGAACTGCAGCAACCTTCGGCTTTAACAGGTCGCAACCACATCCTGGTGATCGACGACGATCCGCTGTTTCGGAGCCTGCTGGTGACGATTCTGCGGCGCGACTTCGCCGTATCGGTGTCGAGCGACGGAGCCGAGGGGTTTTATCTGGCGCTTGAGAAGGTGCCGACGCTCGCGATCGTGGATATCCAGATGCCCGGCTGGGACGGCCTGCGGACCCTGCAGGCCTTCCGATCGCACCCGCTGCTGCAGTCGGTGCCGGTGATTATCCTCACATCGGACGCCAGTCGCGAGACGGTCGTGGCGGCGATCCACGGCGGCGCCGACGAGTACATCGTCAAGACCAGCTTCAATCGCGAAATTCTGCTCGAAAAAGTCGGAAAACTGCTGATGCGCGGAGCGCGGAGGCCGTCGGTCCTGTCGCCTGCGGACGCCGCGGTCGCGGCGCCGGCGCAAGACCGACGTTCCAGCGTCAGCGGAATGGCGGCGAAGCTGGACGACGAGGCGCGTCTGCAGGAAGTTCTCGACGGGTGGGAATAGTCCGGTCGGCGAGGGTGCAGCGGTCGAGGCCGGTTCCGGGAGGGCTTCTGTCGATGGCGGGATCTGCGAACTGACGACGGATTGTGCGAAGAATCTGCTTTCATCGCCGGAGAGAATCGGCATAGAATCGACCTGTGGCGTGGAACGACGTCATCCGCCACAGGGAGGTTCGGAAACCAATGCTCCACTTCAGTTGCGATGGCTGCGGCAAGCCGCTCGGCGATGATCGCTATGTTCTGCGGATCGAGGCCTATCCCGCCTTCGATCCCGAGCAGTTGCAGGAAAGCGACCTCGATGTCGACCACCTGCAGGAAATTGCGCAGACCCTGGCCGAGGTCGATGAATGCGAGACCTCGCCCGAGGATGAGCATCGATCGCGGCAGTACCGGTTCGACCTGTGCGCGGCGTGCCACAAGAAATTTCTGCGCGACCCGCTCGGACGGGATGCTCACCGCCGGCTGGACTTTTCCAACAACTGACTCCCCGAGCGGCCGGCGCCGGTCAGTCGAATGACGAGCAGCGTCCGATCGTCGGGAGCGTGTGGCGTCCCGGCGGTGTGCCGCAGCATCGCCTCCCAGACGGCGGAAGCGACCGCTTCCGCGCCCGCGTCCGCGCTGCGGGCGGCCTGCAGCAAGCCGCCCGTCCGGAACGCCTCGCGCGTGGCGCTGGTGGATTCGGTAATTCCGTCCGAATAGAAGAGCAGGACATCCTCGGGCTGCAGTTGCATAACGGAACTGCTGTAGGGCGTTTCGGGCAGAATTCCGAGCAGCAGGCCGTGCGATTCGAGGGCCTGCGCCTGCCCGTCGCGCAGCAGGAACGGCGAGGGATGTCCGGCGTTCGCGTATTGCAGGGTCAGTGTTTCGAGGTCGAGCGTGGCGCAGACGAGGGTCATGAATTGTTCGGCGCGGGTGACGCGATACAGCGCCGCGTTGATCCGGCCGAGGAGCTGCGACAACGAGAGCCGGCTGTTCAGATCCGGGAGGAGTCCGTGAATGGCGCCGCGCGCCAGCGACATGATGAGCGCCGCGGGGATGCTGTGACCGACGGCGTCGCCGACCGCAATCAACGCTTCATTGTCGTTCCGGAGAAACAGTTCGCAGAGGTCTCCCCCGAGATCGCCCGCGGTCTGGCTGCGGACCGCCAGATCCAGCCGGCGATCGCTGCGCAATCCCGCATGAATTCCGCCGTGATGCTCCAGTCCGGCCTGACGCAGTTCTGTGCTCAGCCGACGCCGGGCCGTCCGTTCCTTGAGGAGCAGCATCCGATCGAGCAGAGCGGCAAGCTGTTCGGCCACGCGGGCGAGCGGAGCCTGCTCTGCCGCTCCGAGCGGACGGCGACGGCGTTCGAAACACCAGAGCGTGCCGATGGGAACGCTTTGCAGTTCCACCGGAATCGCCAGGCCCGATTCGACGTTGTCGGGCAGCCAGGGGAGGTCGGCCGCGTTCGACCGTTGCAGGAGGACCATGCCGTCGCGAAACGCCCGCCAGTCGGGTGCGCCGGACTCGAGCGACCGGCGCGGCCTGGGGAATTCGCGTGCGGAAAGCTGCCAGGCGGCCCGCAGCCGCAGCTCGCCGGCGGACGCATCGAGCATCAGGAAAGCTGTCGTCCAGGTCCGGGTGAGCTGGGCCGCCGCACGCAACAGCGATTCCAGCGAGGCGCGGAGGTCCGGCTGCTGCAGGTGCTGGCTCATTTCGAAGAGGGCGCCGACGTCGCGCGAACGGGACTCCAGGTTGCGATCGGCCTGGGTGACCTGGCTGAGCAGGTCTGCGACGAGATCGC harbors:
- a CDS encoding response regulator; the encoded protein is MPASELQQPSALTGRNHILVIDDDPLFRSLLVTILRRDFAVSVSSDGAEGFYLALEKVPTLAIVDIQMPGWDGLRTLQAFRSHPLLQSVPVIILTSDASRETVVAAIHGGADEYIVKTSFNREILLEKVGKLLMRGARRPSVLSPADAAVAAPAQDRRSSVSGMAAKLDDEARLQEVLDGWE
- a CDS encoding PP2C family protein-serine/threonine phosphatase gives rise to the protein MEYVPAGGQRRDEPPAPWQTPIHDGQAVTGLLRLDPSHQSRSPAHLKVVHELGDLVADLLSQVTQADRNLESRSRDVGALFEMSQHLQQPDLRASLESLLRAAAQLTRTWTTAFLMLDASAGELRLRAAWQLSAREFPRPRRSLESGAPDWRAFRDGMVLLQRSNAADLPWLPDNVESGLAIPVELQSVPIGTLWCFERRRRPLGAAEQAPLARVAEQLAALLDRMLLLKERTARRRLSTELRQAGLEHHGGIHAGLRSDRRLDLAVRSQTAGDLGGDLCELFLRNDNEALIAVGDAVGHSIPAALIMSLARGAIHGLLPDLNSRLSLSQLLGRINAALYRVTRAEQFMTLVCATLDLETLTLQYANAGHPSPFLLRDGQAQALESHGLLLGILPETPYSSSVMQLQPEDVLLFYSDGITESTSATREAFRTGGLLQAARSADAGAEAVASAVWEAMLRHTAGTPHAPDDRTLLVIRLTGAGRSGSQLLEKSSRR